tcactctctctctctcactctctctctctctcacctcctctatctctcactctctctctcacacacactctctctctctccacactctctctctcacacactctctctctccaccactctctctcaccactctctctctctctcacactctctctcctctccaccactctctctctctctctctctctctctctctctcacacactctctctcacacactctctctctctctctctctctctctctctctctctctctctctctctctctctctctctctctctctctctctctctctctctctcagtatactACAATTTATCAAAAGTTATTCACAATCATGAATCAACAAAACCTCTAAGAGCACTTGAATCTATAGACAACAGCGATATATACCACTGGTATGGGCACTATTCATTCAAAGCCTTGTGAATTCCACTTCAGAAACTAAATATTGTGGTGACTACTCAAAAATCCAATATAAAATCCCAGTATGCAATAATTAGTAACACCCATCTTTCCTACAAATAAAGTCTATTATCTctgcctgttaaaaaaaaatgtgtaaacatGTACTGGAAGCTCCAATACACTCCCACAGAACATTTCAAATTGAACACTAGCTCTGTGGACCAACATAAAAATCGCTGACAACGGTGGAAAGAGAGCAGAATGTCTCACTTTTGTGATGAGGGACAGGGTGTGTTTCCATCGGTCCAACTCCCCGTTGTGCTGCTGCTCTGCCTGCTCGTACGCCACCTGCTGGGAGAAGTTGGAGCCTGCAGTTGGCTTCTTTGGTGGTTGGGGCCTCTTCTGGTGATAGTGGTCGAACCAGTCGGTGAAGGAGTCCTGGGCATCCTGAGGTTCCGAGGAAAGGGAAACAGTCCAATTAATGATGGTTGGTGATTTTATATGTAAGCATTATTGTAAACAGTCATTAAGTATGTGGAGTACAAAtatgagaaataaaagataaattaataatggtcctgtaatatatattatgtatgtatatgaggaaAGCTCCTTTAATATAATGGTTTGAATTTGAGTCTGCATGAATCCAGCCAAAAGACTGATTGCCAAAGGGAACTTTGGGGTACTCGTACTATTGGCCAGTGAGGCCAGTTTGTTTCTTTACCATGAACGTGACAGACCCAAACCCATCTACTACCTTCTATTGCTTGTTTAGTGTCTGTAAATACAGCAGTTAATTTAAGACCTAACAATTAgtgtaaatacaaacaaaacataagATTTTTATCCCATCTCAATTTCAAGGTCTTGCAGCAAACGAGATGTCAAGACCTGTACTAATGGTTATCATTGCACATCACACATACTACAATCCCTTCACTACACATTCACAAACCATCACTATCTACATTCATCTAAGCAAGTATAATATCAATacatgataaatacatacatcttcAGACTTTCTTTAACATTATAAATCAAAACATACTTTAAAAACTGACATTGATTTAAAACATGTCTATCTGCAGGTATTACCCAGCTGTCAATTTTATGACTTTCAaccaggaagaggaaaataagagagggcaTTACGGAGTCTCAAACTCCTAGTCAAAGGAGACAATGGTTTATTAGTAGCAGAGAGAATTCTTTGAAGAAAGGGATTAGTAAATGAGACTGTTCCTGTCTCTGACATTATAATTCTGCCCAGAGCCTGCTGCTGAATAAACAAGAGAACTTTTCACCCACTTcttgttttttctgtatttgtaccattttacaacaacaacaacaacaacaacaaaaaaaattgaagactTCCATTCTCTGTGCTTAGTAAACACACCTACAGTTGGATTTCTGTAAAtattaaggaaaggaaaaagatgaaaatagaatTATATTCAGTTTCCATGCCACCTTCCCCCTAAGTAAGGTATATAATTCCTGTTTACATACCAGGAATGTCCTGATGCAAAGATATTCCCGAACAATATTATCGGACTGGGTTGTCAAGGTCTCTGGACCCTGTTTCTGCTTCGTGCTCTTGAATTATGACATTAACTGAGTCACTAGGAATCTGTAGGGAATGGCAGAAAGTACATATGTTAATTATTTGGGATTATACTAATTTCCTCTATTAATACAGCTGCTTAATTTATGAAACCATATGCAAACTAAAAtgcaaagaaatggagaaaaagtatacagctcataaaaataaaaaactaaattgcAGTGAATACAGAAGCTAAAAAAAATGTTGACTttataaataaactaaaactGAAAAGCAAACTTACCTTTTTGAACAAAATTTTGGCAGTAGCAATTTTTCTGGATATGAGAAGTGTTCGCAAAAGGGCATTGGCTTGACGAAGAGCTTCTGCCCTCTGCTTGGGGTCGTACAAGAGCCAATCAATGGCACTGATTTTAACTCTGTCGTCTCCGGTTGTCTCTGAGACTACCTCGCTCTCTGGGTCCCGACTGCCTGACAATCTGAAATACATTGGCAATTAGAAGATGACAAAAAATTTAAGCGATTACTCCTTTATGTCATAACAGGTCAAGAAATATCAAATTCTATCACATAAATTCAATAGCATGCTGTTAAATCAATTGATGCTAGAAGTACACggcttttattatataattatgagtTCAAATgttcacccgccccccccccctaccaccacacacacacacacacacacacacacacacacacacacacacacacacacacacacacacacacacacacacacacaccaaaattgaaagtaataaatacataataataatatttaataaacaaaaagatatataaatgataacagaaattacaaagaaaacggCATATTCCTGGTGTCAGTGTAGTAAAATCTTGTTTTCTcagttaatattatcatagtcTTTCACCTATGTATCAATCAATGAGCAAATGCACTGTAGCATCTTCAGttgtaaataagaaatatatctctctctaagcTTTAcagaagacacacaaaaaaaaagcacacacataaaagTACTTTTCCACCCACACAAAGTTACATCAAGACACATTAAAAGCAAACTTATACCTTATGTTGGTCACGACTGTTGAGGTTATGGCACGGGTATCGAGGCCAACCGTGGCTGCCAGTTGCAAGGCATGGCGGCGGTGGTGGTCGTCTGATATGTTGTGGAGGAAGCGAGCATACCATTCCACTTGCAACCACACTGGCAAGACGGACGTGTACCAAGCCACTTGTTCTACGTCGCCTCGCTCAATAGATTCCTTTAATATGACACAAAATTAATCTATTTACACTATTATCAGTAAAGCTGACTTACTTTAACTAATATAGTTCATGAATTCTCATATATgactcagttaaaaaaaaaaaaaaggacacaaattctctcaaaagaaaaaaataatacaatatggtacacaacatatgtataagtaGTTCTACTGACAAAGAGACTTGTCAAAACCTCCTCTGATGAACCAACACATCTAACCCCCACCTTAACACAGGCTTCCATGATATCTGTGCACAGGGCTCTCTTGCTGCTGGGAGATTCTTCCTATTTTCCTGAGGAAGAGTACCACATGTGTGAGGCAGCGCAGCAGGTGTGGAGCAAGGCCATCATTCAGCCAGACGTGAGCTTCGCGGAGGAGGCTTTCCACATCGTCAAGAATGATGTATTTCTGCAGGAGATGATAGGGGTTGTTGCGACGCTGCTGCTGTACCTCTGGCCTTTGCTCAACGGACTCAAACACTGCTTTCATGCTCAACCTGTATGGAAATATAAGTATGTAAAGTAAACAAtctttctactactattatttcatttcatgaaTTTATCCAAATCTTGTCTCAAACAAAACTGTCAAGAATAATGAATAACTTTATTCTTGGTAGATTCAGCTTTAGTTATCCATGGTCTATAACTGCCCACAAACATTAAGTGGAATAATTTTTAACTGAACAGTTCTCATACTTTAAATTTGACCTCTCAAAGAAGCTTTTCTAACTCATCACTCTTAAATTGTAATTCAAGCCTTCAAGTCAACCTCTTTATGATCTATCCAGCCTGTATCCATCTCTGTGTACATGTTACTAAAGTGTTGCAGAACTCTTAGTTCCAAAGCTCaaaagtaatactgataattcTTCAAGGCCAAGGAGAAGCCCTGAAGTGATTCCTGTCAGTGAAAAACAATACTGTACCATTTACTGTCTGAACCttcaattttccttctttcttcagcTTCACTCTATGTACCAAAATGACCTAAAGCAAATAATCTTACTGACACTGTTAGAAGGCCGGAAAAGCCTTACAAAATCTAACAATACCTATATCATTCATGTCACTTCCTACTATCATTATAGGCAATGTATTATtgttacatcatcatatcatcattacatgaaTGAAAGTCAGAGGAGAGTTATTGAAACAATATAACTGATGGTACAACAAAAATCTTAATATCCTATTGATTCTAAAGTATGAAAGGACCACATCGTGTCTGTTACAGTACTGTCACAATTCTATTCTATCAATTACTGTTCATGTTTTGTGTGCAATATATTAACTAAAACACAAAGACAGTAgtatgtacacaaagataaaaaggaatccATCTCAgtaaatttaatttcttattatggCTGTGTTTTCGTTTTATAAATCAAACTACCATATCTGtttgtaaataataaacaatgtgtatgttgtatacattGACTATCCACATGGAATGCAGTCCCTGTGAACACAGGGGCACTACAGTACTTACTTTTCTTCTGGGAAATCTTTGGGGAGTGGGTGCAATGGTCGTAGATGCGTAGTAGCCCCTCGAAGCTGCTCCTCAACCCACTGGTCAACCATTGTGCGACTATATGCCCAGAGGACATCCTGCCACTCGTGACACACCCCTAAAACGGCTTGTAGGTGACCACAAAGTGCCCCATAAATTGCGCGTTCATACTGAGGCAAGCGTTCATCACTAGCAGCTCGCCAGGCTACTGCCTTCCATACATCCctatgaaagaaaaattataatttagtTGAGGGTAAACTTTGCATCTCTTTGGTCTAGAAAAATgtatgaagaaaatatatttaagataagaaaaagagccCACATGACCCCATGCTTACACAAACCTTGCAAAATACtcttatcataactattactgtttatatcatataatagtataatcaaATAACGACACTTGACTAGGAAATACAACTCTTAAGTTGTACTCCCTATATTTTAACCAAAGATTATTCCAATAAATCACCTGTATGGATTTCCCGAAATTGGGTTGCGCTGAGAGGGGTTCAGAGGATTAGGGTCATGGTGGAGCTTCCAACCTTCCAGAGTCGCAGCTCTCCAGTGGTGACCTGCTTTGACACAAAGTTCCTCTGCTGCTGCAACCTGACCCGACCTTACATAGGCAAACACACACCTCATCAGCCTCATCTCATCTTCCTGTTGGTAAAGGTATGATTAGGGTAGAGGTATAACTATTACAAAGACTAATTTAACATATGTGCTTATTAATGAGTCAAGAAATATCACTCACTAGACCAATGCAAAAGAGACCCATTGAATTTGAatctataaatgcatatttatacgaTGTCCCCCCTTAAATATACACCTTACAACGACCCAACATCTTCCAAGGCTACAACTACACTACCTCACAGTGCAACACCAACTTACATGGTCAAGGTCATGCAGAGGTTTCCCCTGGCGCACAGGGGCATCTGGGTCTAGGGACGTGACTAATGACCGTGTCCCTCGGAAAGGTATGGAGACTCCGCTACTCTCACTCTGAAACATGAGAAATGAGACATCCGTTTAAACAAACTTTGCTTTTAGGGGGttaagggattttaaaaaaaatcaacagaatttACCCCATACTCACAAAATCATATCAAGTCACCCTAAAAAATGCATCCATACTTATCAAACTTACCTTCAGTGATTTTAGAGTGTTTTCCCAACCAATGTGGGTATCACCAAAATATTCAACTCTGTCATAAAACTTCCGGTCAAAGTCATCAGCTGCATTTTTCTCCAGCCAGTCAATCACAATCTGGGCCTGAGGGGGGATAGAAGCAATAAAGCATTAAACCCTACAGGAAGACAAAGTttagtcatatgtgtgtgtactggatTGGAAAAAGTGAGACAAAATTCTGTGATAAACCAAAGGATACATTCACACATCGGCTAAATGAGTAAGACAACACCATATAATGCAacatcttcttcttcaactggcttttccatgttcatcatgggtcgccggtgcggatcaatttttttatccacatcatattattagattggcagcttcgtactaaggccggatgcccttcctgacgccaccacagatgtcggcggtggacctagcccttgcctgaataggcataccctacaaggcagcaggggatttggagtgagagttccccttctcctagcctttgcctgaagaggcataccctacaaggcagcagggggatgcagtttaacgtcataccccagacacatatatatatataaatgcaacatCTATTGTAATTAAAAAATTGCTTACAGGCTGATAcatctttttaattttacttcATAGTACTGAGGAACTATATGTAAATGACCTCCTAAAGGAACAGATTTAGCAAGAAATTTAGAAAAACTACCGATTTCTGTATCAAAGGTAAGGGAAGAAAAAGCATGCTATATTTatcaagaagaaaagagaaaaaaatattttcccagcTTGAAAGATTGATTTTTAATTTACTCTCatcctattatcataattatcccctTCCGGACAGGTCACGTGTACAGGCATCATAACATAATGCTTGGTCTACGGGGTATGGCTGTATGCATGGAGATGCGTCAGAGCACAAGGAGCAGGAAGTTCCGCTTCATGTAGCGTACTCCTGTGCTCAATGTCTggccattgccagaaatcatcataGTTTATTACACTCAGAGATTTCTGTCACCCGTCGGCATGGAGTTAAAATaacatatgtaaaatgtatatacaaaattaccTCTCTGATAGTACGGTTGGTGTCATAGAGACGGGTGACAACCGTCAAATCTGTGGTGGCTTCTTCTCCTGACATCGGGGAATCTCtgttattctcctcctctcccatcctctccatgtaCAGTGACCCCAGGAGCCGCCAAGTGTTTCGTTCACTAAGAAGCTGCTGGTATACCTGTAATGTTTTTGAAGGGCAAGTTATAGACAGGATATCCTAAAACCAGCTGTCAATACTTCTCTAGCTCTTTCTTGTGTCACATATTCTGAATATTACTTTAGATAAGACTATTAATGATCTCTGAATATAGAGCTACCtttaatggcaataaaaaatgtCATATCAGTTTTCCTGGCTTAAGAACCATttgaaaacaaaacatgaatacaAATCTTTTAGCATCATATGACACTCTTGCCGGACAAGTTAAAGAGACCCATTCATACCAGGACTAATGGGAAACACAACCCATGAGCCCTTTTCTGCACTAAAGACATAAAGAATACCTAAACACTGGGGAACACCTGACctgctgtgtgcgtgtgaaatTAGCATGGTGTCTGGGTGCTTTACGGAGGAGCTTGGCCAGAACCTCCACCTGCTGCGCACAGACATCCTGGTACTGTTCCAACTCCTGCCAGACTTGTGACTCGGATGGGTTGGCCACCATTATGTTTATGAACTCTGAGAACAGAagctgaaaggaaaaagaaaactaacAAATTTCTTTTTGTCCTCGAAATATCTGTAATCTGAAAAAAAGgtagttttttctttacttttatctttagtCCTTCAATTCATAGTCATAAGTCATACATGAATTATTCCTTATTGGCTGCAAATTCATCTAGAAATCCCAAGAGCATATACTGAAGACTATAAGATGGGATATAATTACAAAGCAATGGTATAGGCTTCTAATAATCAAATACATAGTTATAATCAGaacaaacaatcaaaataaaacaaaaaccaccaTTCCAGACCTGAGTGGCTCGGACGCCAGGATCATCATCAGCCAGGAGAGCAACACTCGTGAAGTCCAGGGTAGCATCACCCAGTAGTGTCGCATGGATGGGAGGTGCTGTTACGTCCTCCATTATCATGCTGGGGCTGTCCATCATACTCATGCCTACGAGAAACATTAGAAATACATTCAGTAATGGTTCTTGGATCGATATATTAAGCCTTGGTTGTTTCAGTACatgaaattatttcataaaattgGTCTGTAGCAAAACTAGTTATTCATGAGAAGAGGTCTGAATGATCTTTACGAAAAATAGGATAGAAGCAAGCCACCAAGCAATGAAATCACAAAGACAATTACCAATGTGAGAAGCATGGACTGCCGGtgcagagaaggaaggagaaggttcATCTCCAACCATTGATATGACATCCAGTCCAATCTTGCTTCCTGAAGTGAAAAAAATCCTATGTTACTGATGTAATTGAACTATTGTCCTAATATAATGATTCCATACAGtgatctatattttattatatggtaCACTAATCTATGTCCTATCAACTTGTTTTCAATGTTCCATAACTCCTTGATTACTGGCATCATTTGGTAATCTAAAGATGAAGactttcataaaaaatttaatgtgtCTAGTAACTTAACCTTTTAAAAATCATGTattttacccccaccccacccctatacACAGGACTATAAACAAGGTATTGCACATATTACCCAGATGGTGTACCTGTTTCACAACAACCAAAGaggcacgcaagcaagcaagctctAATGTATCACTTTACGAACAATTTACCTGTTGGATTGGGTCTTCGGAAGGCTCTTGGGGTCCTCATTACCCCGCCTCCAGGTGAGCCGAGAGCAGCATCGAGCCTGGCTAAAGAATCCTCCAGCAGAGCACTCTGTACCCCAGACATGGTTCTGGTCTGCTGAGATGAATCTGCAAGAAAATACTTTTCTTATACTTAAATATAACGGAGAGGTTCCTGAAGAAAATTTTATGTGCCAGtagatagtgttttttttaatacctgAAGTTATAATTCttacaaaaattaattaaagatGGCTAGTTATCATAAACCTAAAATACCTATGCTGTGCACTATTCACAGAATATGCacaataaaacattttaacaTCTTTTAAGAATAACACATTTctcaaaccataataataataataataataataaaaagaaaaacattaaaattccaATTCACTTAAAATTAGTATTCCTGACTCCAACCATTCATAGCTTCTGACTTAAAGGAATCGCAAGAGGCAGATGTGATATAAGAgcatcataaaatttaaaatattggcAAACAATGACTTATCTTACAATACAGATCTACAGCTTACACTTCCAGTTCTCTAAAGGTTAACAGAATGTAATAAACAGCACAAATCTTATTAATCTCATAAACGTCACTATGAAAAATATCTACACTGTATTTGGTTCTTAACTGTGGGATAAATCTGCttcaccttttttgtttttcccattcttttacattttttttttcctttgaatggattttcttttatatatataatatattctctatctcaAACTTCCACATTTTGCATAAAGTAAGCTTTCTGCTGTCTACTGATGTAGTAAAGTAATTTCCTATctacatattaataaatttacCAAAAGCAAGGCACACAGTTTCTAGCAGATGTGGTATCATTCATAAATTTCTACAAAGTTTACACCAGGATTTATTAATTAatctaattaattaatcaatggGGCATGGGTCCCTAGCATAATCCTCACACATACGAGTAGTTTAGGGAGAGGAATCCATTGGTAATAGTATCATCATGATTGAGTGCATGTCTGTTTTCTGAACAATTACTTTACCC
The Penaeus monodon isolate SGIC_2016 chromosome 9, NSTDA_Pmon_1, whole genome shotgun sequence DNA segment above includes these coding regions:
- the LOC119576761 gene encoding LOW QUALITY PROTEIN: nuclear pore complex protein Nup107-like (The sequence of the model RefSeq protein was modified relative to this genomic sequence to represent the inferred CDS: deleted 2 bases in 2 codons), which codes for MSGVQSALLEDSLARLDAALGSPGGGVMRTPRAFRRPNPTGSKIGLDVISMVGDEPSPSFSAPAVHASHIGMSMMDSPSMIMEDVTAPPIHATLLGDATLDFTSVALLADDDPGVRATQLLFSEFINIMVANPSESQVWQELEQYQDVCAQQVEVLAKLLRKAPRHHANFTRTQQVYQQLLSERNTWRLLGSLYMERMGEEENNRDSPMSGEEATTDLTVVTRLYDTNRTIREAQIVIDWLEKNAADDFDRKFYDRVEYFGDTHIGWENTLKSLKSESSGVSIPFRGTRSLVTSLDPDAPVRQGKPLHDLDHEDEMRLMRCVFAYVRSGQVAAAEELCVKAGHHWRAATLEGWKLHHDPNPLNPSQRNPISGNPYRDVWKAVAWRAASDERLPQYERAIYGALCGHLQAVLGVCHEWQDVLWAYSRTMVDQWVEEQLRGATTHLRPLHPLPKDFPEEKLSMKAVFESVEQRPEVQQQRRNNPYHLLQKYIILDDVESLLREAHVWLNDGLAPHLLRCLTHVVLFLRKIGRISQQQESLCTDIMEACVKESIERGDVEQVAWYTSVLPVWLQVEWYARFLHNISDDHHRRHALQLAATVGLDTRAITSTVVTNIRLSGSRDPESEVVSETTGDDRVKISAIDWLLYDPKQRAEALRQANALLRTLLISRKIATAKILFKKIPSDSVNVIIQEHEAETGSRDLTTQSDNIVREYLCIRTFLDAQDSFTDWFDHYHQKRPQPPKKPTAGSNFSQQVAYEQAEQQHNGELDRWKHTLSLITKTACDRLYNVLLFPEGGWLVDSGLEDQEIDTSAKDTISSREMRLDNQEPDRAQQMSVLRSIYIPQVTSLLQNILHSTENYKESVRLADIIASEQHQLYKAFGSCELQRFLIKLQETSRELLDRNCDALGYPLQ